A segment of the Anaeromicrobium sediminis genome:
TTTACTGTGCTGGCTTTTACGGCACCAATGGTCTCTACTGCTGAATCAGGTTTAAAAATCAACCAGGATCCAAGTAATAAAACTACAAGAAAACTTATGCTTACTGAGACAAAATCTATACTTCTTCGTATCGCTGTAGCTGTTTTATACATAAATTTTAACCTCCCTTAAATAATTTTTTCTAAAAGCAATGAATTACCTATTTTGCACGGGAAGCTTTGACAGCGCTTCCCGTGTAAATGTGTTATAGAAGTTTACTCTAGTATAACTCCTGTTTTTTCCTTGAAGTATTCTTTATTAATCTTCATTCCAAGTCCGGGTTCGTCACTTCCAGCAACAGTTCCATCAATAATTTCAGGATCATCTATAGTTAGGTTATTAATTAATTCACCCGGCCAGAAATCTCTATGTAAATATTCTGGGTACATAGCAGTTCGACTAGCCATTCCAAAATGACGTATTGCTGCTGCGGTTATTCCTGTTGCCCAACCATGAGGCATTAGTTGAACATTATAATTATCGCAAAGTTCTTGAATTCTCATTATAGCTGTAAGTCCTCCAGCTCTGTTGTAGTCAAGCTGAATAGCTGAAATATTTGTATTTTTTACCCATTCCATAATTTCGTAATGAGTGGTCATCATTTCGCATGCGCCTATTCTGGTCGATACTGCATTAGCAAGTTTTTTGTGTCCTTCAAGATCATCATGCTGCAAAACTGCCTCAGCAAGATAAATATCAGCATCTTCAAGCTTGTTAAGAGTCCAGCGAGCAGCCTGCCAATCATTCCAACGATAAAGGAAATCTACTAGAAGTTTTACATCATCACCAAGTTGTTTTCTAAGTGTTTTAATATATCGGACAACTTCTTTGTCATCGTGAAGTGAAATAACACCTGGAGACAAGCATACTTTAACAGCTTTACATTTTCTCTCTCTGGCTTTTGCGGTCAATGGTTCATACAATCTAAGATAATCATCTACTGTAGGATGTTCGATGTTATGGGACGGATAAAGAGTAAAATATGGTGCTACAACATCCCGATGTTTACCTCCTAAAAGTTTATATACTGGAAGGTTATGCTGTTTGCCCGCAAGGTCATATAATGCCATATCTATGCCGGACATGGCAAATATTCCAACACCCCTTGAGCCTATCCATTTACTTTTGTCATACATTTCATCCCAAATTGCTTTAAATTCCATTGGGTCTCTTCCGATAGCTACTTCACAAATATTTGTAAGCTGAAAATGTTCTGTTTCAAGTTCACCGTAGGCTTTTATTACACTAGGAGAACCATCAGCCTCTCCTATGCCGTATAACCCGTTTTCATCAGTAACTTTGACAACAGTTGTGTTTTCACTCCAGCCTGATGCTGGAACATCTAATTTAATGAATTCAATAGATTTAATGTTGTTTCCCATAATTCATTTCCCCCTAACTTGAAATTATTATTAATCAACAAACTAAAGATAAACCAAAGATTTAAGGTTTTTCCCTATAATTTACCTCCTTATATCCTGGAATTTTTATTAACCAACAAACGTTTTCCCCTATGACGCACCTCCTTTCAATGGCTGCCTAGCAGTTATCCAACATACAAGCCTTGTTTTCTTAATAAACAAGAAAACAGGCAACCATAAATTTGAGTAGTGTCTTCAAAAAAGCTATAAGCGTCTCCTAAGTTAATTAACTTTTATCCCCCTGTTTTTGTATATATTCTTTGCGTTTTCAATTCGCTCGGCGGTAGGCGGCTCAGTATCTTTTAACGCATACTCAATGCCGAGTTTTTCATATTTGCTAAGAGCAAGCTTATGAAAAGGCAATATTTCAACTTTTTCAACATTTTTTAAGCTAGAAACATAGTCCGCGTGTTTTTCTATCAGATCATCACGGTCTGTTATTCCAGGTACCAGAACATAACGTATCCACACAGATATACCTTGCTCGGATAAGTACTCGGCAAAATCAAGCGTCGGCTGGAGAGGCTGCCCTGTAAGTGATTTATGTATATCAGGGTCAATACATTTCACATCCAGTAACACCATATCCGTATAGGTAAGCGCCGCTTTTACTTCGTCTGTAAGGCAGCCCCCCCCTGTATCAATGGCAGTATGTATTCTCTCCGCTTTACAAAGTTTAAAAAATTCCTTTATAAATGTTGGCTGCAACAAAGGTTCTCCTCCGGAAATAGTTACCCCACCTTTTTTATAAAAAACTTTAAATTTTTCCATTTTTCCAAAGACCTGTTCCGGACTTAACATAAAAGAGGCAGCACCCAAGTCAAAGGTATCAGGATTGTGGCAGTAAAGACATCTGAATTTGCACCCCTGCATAAAAATCACAAACCTTATACCCGGACCATCAACAGTTCCAAAACTTTCAAAAGAATGTATTTTTCCTATTATCGAAGCTTTTTCATCAAATTTCATAAAATATACCTACTTTGTTTCATTTATTGTTCTAGAAATAACATCAAGCTGTTGCTCCCTAGTTAACTTAACAAAATTAACGGCGTATCCTGATACCCTTATAGTAAGCTGAGGATATTTTTCAGGATGCTCCATGGCATCTTCTAACAAAGAGCGGTCAAAAACATTTACGTTCAAATGCTGTCCTCCGTTAGGAGTAAAATATCCGTCAAGAAGTTTTGCTAGATTTTCTTGTCTGTCGTTAAAACCCTTGCCCAATGCTGGAGGAGTGATAGCGAATGTATACGAAATGCCGTCACGGGCACAGGTATACGGTATGTCGCTAACCGATGTTAGGGAAGCAACCGCCCCGTTTTTATCCCTTCCGTTCATAGGGTTTACACCTGGTGAGAAAGGTGTGTCTGCTGGTCTTCCGCAAGGCGTGGATCCAGTCATTTTTCCATAAACAACATTTGATGTGATTGTTAAAAGGGACATGGTTGGTTTTGCATTCCTGTGCATTTTATGTGGACGAATAAAATTGTAAAAATCTTTTGTTAGTTTAACCGCCAATTTGTCGCTTTCTTCTCCGCTGTTCCCAAAAGGGACGTAATCGCCGGTAGTTTCAAAATCTACAGCCAACCCCTCTTCGTTTCTAATAACCTTAACTTTAGCGTTTTTAATGGCCATAAGTGAATCTACAGTAATTGCAAGTCCTGCAATTCCAAACGTTTCATAGCGTTTTATGTTTAGATCATGCAGTGACATTTGAAAAGCTTCATAGGCGTATTTATCATGCATGTAATGAATAATATTTACAGCCTGAACATAAATGCCCACAAGCCATTTTTGAACTTCATAAAATCTCTCTATCACCTCATCATAATCAAGGTATTCAGAAGTTATTGGGGCAAACTTCGGCGAAACCTGCGCTCCGTTTTTTTCATCACGGCCTCCATTTATAGCGTAAAGCAGAGCTTTAGGCAAGTTTACGCGAGCTCCAAAATGTTGGGTTGACTTTCCAATCTCCAAAGCTCCTACACACCCGGAAATAGCGTAATCATCACCAAATTCTGGTCGCATTAAATCATCGTTTTCGTACTGGATTGATGATGTTTCTATAGATAACCTTGCACAATAGTTTTTCCAGGTTTCCGGCAGACGCTCCGACCAAAGGACGGTCATGTTAGGCTCTGGGCCAACACCTAGGTTATATAGAGTATGCAAATAACGGTAAGAAGTTTTTGTTACCATCACTCTTCCGTCAACACCAAAACCTCCAATAGACTCTGTTATCCAAGTAGGGTCACCTGAAAATAATTCATTGTATTCTGGTGATCTAAGAAAACGGAATATTCTAAGTTTCATAATGAAGTGGTCAATAAGCTCTTGAGCTTCAACTTCAGTGATAATATTATTTTTCAAGTCTCTTTCAACATAAACATCAATAAAAGTGGATGTTCTTCCAAGTGAAATGGTTACCCCGTCATGCTGTTTAGCTGCTGCCAGAATTGCAAAATATACAAATTGGATAGCCTCCTGAGCTGTTTTTGCCGGCTTAGATACATCAAAACCGTAAGAAGCGCACATTTCACGAAAATCATTTAATGAGTTTAATTGATCAGTAAGCTCTTCTCTCTGCTGAATAACCTCAGGCGTCATTTCTCCTGGTTCAAGAAGCTTAAATTCCTTCTCTTTTTCAGAAATAATAAAATCAAGACCGTAAAGAGCAACCCTACGGTAATCACCTATATGGCGTCCCCTACCGTAATTGTCAGGTAAACCAGTAATTATTCCAGCTTCACATGCTTTGCGGATTTCCGGCGTATAAGCAGCCATAACCCCTTCATTGTGGGTTTTTCTATGATTTGAATAAATATCTTTTATTGTTTTATCCAGCTTATATCCGTAATTTTCTAACGCTTCTTCAAGGGGTGAAATACCGCCTCGAGGAAAGATAGCCCTTTTAAGCGGATTATCTGTCTGCAAACCTACAATCTTTTCAAGCTCTTTATCTATGTAACCAGGCTTATGTGATGTTATTGTTGAAGCAGTTTTTGTATCTACATCATAAACACCGCATCTTTCTCTTTCAAGCTCAAACATTTTTGATAGTTTTTCCCACAGCGTTTTTGTTGCTTCGGTAGGTCCAGCTAAAAACGATTGGTCACCCTCGTAAGGAGCATAATTCTCTTGAATAAAATCCCTAACATTTATCTCGGCTTTCCATAAATCACCTTTAAAACCATTCCAGCAATCCATTTTTTCCCTCCTCATAATTTTTAAATAAAGATAGGCATCTATATTTACGCATTATATTGCCACAATAAAGAAGATTGCAAATAGTGTGCCAATTTGACTTTTTATTAGGAAACGTTAAATTTTCAACAGTTGTTAAATAGTTATAATTAAATAAAAAAAATAAAAAACGAGTCAACATTGACTCGTTTTTTCATTATTGACTCACTTATTTTCTTTATTAGTCATTTAAATCCATTTCTTCATCTAAATATTTTCTGATCAGTCTGGTTGCTTTGGATTGGCTGATTTTCAACTTCTTTGCAACTTTACGGGAACTCTTGTATTTATTATATGCTTCAACAACAATGGCTTTTTTAAATTCATCAACCATATCGTCAAAGCAATCTTGACTTGATACAACAGTATCCTTATTAATTTCAAACAAACTACTTGGAAGGTGATGGGGTCTTATTATAAAATCACTTACCGTAACAACAAGTCTCTCAATCAAATGGGATAATTCTCTGATGTTTCCTCTCCAAGAATAGTTTCTAAGAATATTTAATACCTCTGTAGATAATTGATGATTCTTTTTATACGTTTTATTGAATTGCTTAAGGAAGTAAAATGTTAATAGTTCTATATCTTCTTTTCTTTCTCGTAATGGTGGAATATTGATTTCAAAAACACTTAACCGATAATATAAATCTTCTCTGAAGCTTCCGGCAACGGCAAGCTTTTTCAAATTTTTATTTGTGGCAGTGATTATTTTCACATCTACTTTCTTCATTTTATTACTGCCAACAGGCATGAATTCTTTTTCTTGAACCACATGTAGTAACTTGGATTGGAGCAGATAGGGCAATTCAGAAATCTCATCTAAAAGAAGAGTACCTCCGTCAGCAGCATCAAAGATGCCTTTTTTTCCTTGTTTTTTAGCACCGGTAAAAGACCCTTCTTCATATCCAAATAACTCTGATTCCATTAACTCCTTAGGAATAGCACCACAATTTACGGTGATAAAAGGCTTGTCTTTTCTCTTGCTACTATTATGCATTACTCGCGCCAATCGGGTTTTACCTACTCCTGATTCACCTAAAATAACAACCGGTGAATCTACATCAGATAACGTATGGGCTAGTTCCATAATTTCTTTCATCATAGAACTCTTGAATAGCAATGAAGATGAAGAAATATGTCGTTCTTCATACCTTTTTCTTTCAATCTCATCTACACTTAAATAGTAAATATCTTCTAGGCCATCTCTAATACTGGAAACAACATATTCTAGTTCTCCATTCTCGTCAAAGAATGGAACGACTATGCTTGTTATTGTGGCTCCAATATGTGTTTTCTGAGTCCTCATTACTGGGACTTTTTCTTTATAGACATATGGAAGAAGAGCTGGATGCCAATAATCTTCTTCCATAAAATCAAAATAATTCTTGCCAATCATATCTTCTTTTTTAAAACCATAATGTCGTTCACAAGCGCTATTAATATATAACAAATTATAATTGCTATCCCATATATTGATTTCATCATGGAGGCTATCAACGAGCTTAAGAAACATATCATAATCCAGTCTGTTTTTAATCACAATATCACCTTCAGAAAATTTATTTTGAAATTATTACAGCATATATCTTTTTCTTTAAGATCTATGCTTTTTCTAAAATTCTACAAATTAACCATAATTTCCTTCTATTAGCATGTATCACTTTTTCTCATATTGATACCAACTAAATGCAACTATAGCATAATTAATGACGTCTTTTAAATATAATTACAAAAGAAGAGGATGCCTAGAATCCTCTTCCTATTGCAGATAGTTTTTATTTTTTTTGTCTTAAACTCTTTATTTTAAGGGGTTATGGGTAACTTATTCTTGTTGGAAAGTCGACCATGCTAAAATTCATACATATGAGAAATAAAGAGGAATAAAAGAAATGAGTCTATTTAGACTCAGTAAGTTTAAATAGACTTATTTTAAGTTATTTATTTAAATATATTATGGGAAATTTTAATGATGTAAAAAGCAAAAATCATTACTAACTGAAGGTTGAAAGAGATTAATATTTAATATTGTAGTATAATTTTGATTATACTAAAAAAACTCAATATACGACAAAAAGTTTAAAAAAACAAACGAAAATTGTCAAAATTTATATTGGTTATATTTACCAAATAAATAAGTTGTAATATAATTATATAAGAGGAAAATTAATTGATGTATTAGATTGGGGGGAAATGAAAGAAACATTTATATAAGCCAGTATGATATAGTTATTAAGTAGAGATAGAGATAAAGATAAAAATAAAAAAAAGCGAAGTGGAATTAATGGAGATAGGGAGAACAAATTATGAGTGAGTACTGGAAAAATAGATTTAAGAATAAGGAGATGATATGGGGAACGGAACCTAGTAAGACAGCTATTGCTGCAAAAGAAATATTTCAACATCAAAAGATTAAGGATATACTAATACCTGGAGGGGGA
Coding sequences within it:
- a CDS encoding mandelate racemase/muconate lactonizing enzyme family protein; its protein translation is MGNNIKSIEFIKLDVPASGWSENTTVVKVTDENGLYGIGEADGSPSVIKAYGELETEHFQLTNICEVAIGRDPMEFKAIWDEMYDKSKWIGSRGVGIFAMSGIDMALYDLAGKQHNLPVYKLLGGKHRDVVAPYFTLYPSHNIEHPTVDDYLRLYEPLTAKARERKCKAVKVCLSPGVISLHDDKEVVRYIKTLRKQLGDDVKLLVDFLYRWNDWQAARWTLNKLEDADIYLAEAVLQHDDLEGHKKLANAVSTRIGACEMMTTHYEIMEWVKNTNISAIQLDYNRAGGLTAIMRIQELCDNYNVQLMPHGWATGITAAAIRHFGMASRTAMYPEYLHRDFWPGELINNLTIDDPEIIDGTVAGSDEPGLGMKINKEYFKEKTGVILE
- the pflA gene encoding pyruvate formate-lyase-activating protein produces the protein MKFDEKASIIGKIHSFESFGTVDGPGIRFVIFMQGCKFRCLYCHNPDTFDLGAASFMLSPEQVFGKMEKFKVFYKKGGVTISGGEPLLQPTFIKEFFKLCKAERIHTAIDTGGGCLTDEVKAALTYTDMVLLDVKCIDPDIHKSLTGQPLQPTLDFAEYLSEQGISVWIRYVLVPGITDRDDLIEKHADYVSSLKNVEKVEILPFHKLALSKYEKLGIEYALKDTEPPTAERIENAKNIYKNRGIKVN
- the pflB gene encoding formate C-acetyltransferase, with protein sequence MDCWNGFKGDLWKAEINVRDFIQENYAPYEGDQSFLAGPTEATKTLWEKLSKMFELERERCGVYDVDTKTASTITSHKPGYIDKELEKIVGLQTDNPLKRAIFPRGGISPLEEALENYGYKLDKTIKDIYSNHRKTHNEGVMAAYTPEIRKACEAGIITGLPDNYGRGRHIGDYRRVALYGLDFIISEKEKEFKLLEPGEMTPEVIQQREELTDQLNSLNDFREMCASYGFDVSKPAKTAQEAIQFVYFAILAAAKQHDGVTISLGRTSTFIDVYVERDLKNNIITEVEAQELIDHFIMKLRIFRFLRSPEYNELFSGDPTWITESIGGFGVDGRVMVTKTSYRYLHTLYNLGVGPEPNMTVLWSERLPETWKNYCARLSIETSSIQYENDDLMRPEFGDDYAISGCVGALEIGKSTQHFGARVNLPKALLYAINGGRDEKNGAQVSPKFAPITSEYLDYDEVIERFYEVQKWLVGIYVQAVNIIHYMHDKYAYEAFQMSLHDLNIKRYETFGIAGLAITVDSLMAIKNAKVKVIRNEEGLAVDFETTGDYVPFGNSGEESDKLAVKLTKDFYNFIRPHKMHRNAKPTMSLLTITSNVVYGKMTGSTPCGRPADTPFSPGVNPMNGRDKNGAVASLTSVSDIPYTCARDGISYTFAITPPALGKGFNDRQENLAKLLDGYFTPNGGQHLNVNVFDRSLLEDAMEHPEKYPQLTIRVSGYAVNFVKLTREQQLDVISRTINETK
- a CDS encoding sigma-54 interaction domain-containing protein codes for the protein MIKNRLDYDMFLKLVDSLHDEINIWDSNYNLLYINSACERHYGFKKEDMIGKNYFDFMEEDYWHPALLPYVYKEKVPVMRTQKTHIGATITSIVVPFFDENGELEYVVSSIRDGLEDIYYLSVDEIERKRYEERHISSSSLLFKSSMMKEIMELAHTLSDVDSPVVILGESGVGKTRLARVMHNSSKRKDKPFITVNCGAIPKELMESELFGYEEGSFTGAKKQGKKGIFDAADGGTLLLDEISELPYLLQSKLLHVVQEKEFMPVGSNKMKKVDVKIITATNKNLKKLAVAGSFREDLYYRLSVFEINIPPLRERKEDIELLTFYFLKQFNKTYKKNHQLSTEVLNILRNYSWRGNIRELSHLIERLVVTVSDFIIRPHHLPSSLFEINKDTVVSSQDCFDDMVDEFKKAIVVEAYNKYKSSRKVAKKLKISQSKATRLIRKYLDEEMDLND